From a region of the Paramagnetospirillum magnetotacticum MS-1 genome:
- a CDS encoding histidine phosphatase family protein — MTVFLVRHGQSEGNRDVVFSGLSDHPLTPLGRAQAAEAGRSLLGLRFAHVLTSCLSRAVETCDLLLAASGSEVGNRRRLERLNERNFGVFEGNADDSATLAADPIRRSVAYDVAYRPEGGESMLDCLERSVICFEADILPLAVDGHVLVVTHGNVVRSLALYHLGWPVDMLPEMPSRNCLITRIEPLGWVKPARTARWPGGSHP, encoded by the coding sequence ATGACCGTCTTTCTGGTTCGCCATGGCCAATCGGAAGGTAATCGCGATGTGGTGTTCTCCGGGCTCAGCGATCATCCGCTGACCCCCTTGGGGCGCGCCCAGGCGGCCGAGGCCGGGCGGTCGCTGCTTGGGTTGCGCTTTGCCCATGTACTGACCTCGTGCCTGTCACGGGCTGTGGAGACCTGCGACCTGCTGCTGGCGGCGTCGGGTTCGGAGGTGGGAAACCGCAGGCGCCTTGAGCGTTTGAACGAGCGCAATTTCGGGGTGTTCGAGGGCAACGCCGACGATTCTGCGACCCTGGCCGCCGATCCGATCCGCCGGAGTGTCGCCTACGACGTGGCCTATCGCCCCGAGGGTGGCGAGTCCATGCTGGACTGCCTGGAGCGGTCGGTGATTTGCTTCGAGGCGGATATTCTGCCCCTGGCTGTGGATGGTCACGTTCTGGTGGTGACCCATGGCAATGTGGTGCGTTCCCTGGCCCTTTATCACCTGGGCTGGCCGGTGGACATGCTGCCGGAGATGCCGTCGCGCAACTGCCTGATTACCCGGATCGAGCCGTTGGGCTGGGTCAAACCCGCTCGGACAGCCAGATGGCCAGGCGGCAGCCACCCTTGA
- a CDS encoding demethoxyubiquinone hydroxylase family protein, with protein sequence MNRKKTGGNAIPGDLDHAGLIDRFLRVNQAGELGAVRIYQGQRAILGRKGGPAAPLLKRMAEQEQEHLDTFNRMISERRTRPTILSPLWHLAGFALGAGTALLGEKAAMACTVAVEETIDEHYARQAEQLGEDEAALKDTIVKFRQDELEHRDIGLEHGAEQAPAYPLLSAAIKGGCRLAIWLSERV encoded by the coding sequence ATGAACAGAAAGAAGACCGGCGGCAATGCCATTCCCGGCGACCTCGACCATGCCGGACTGATCGACCGCTTCTTGCGGGTCAATCAGGCGGGCGAACTGGGCGCGGTGCGCATCTATCAGGGGCAAAGGGCCATTCTTGGCCGCAAGGGCGGTCCCGCCGCGCCCCTGCTCAAGCGCATGGCCGAGCAGGAGCAGGAGCATCTAGACACCTTCAACCGCATGATCTCCGAGCGCCGCACCCGACCGACCATCCTGTCTCCACTGTGGCATCTGGCTGGCTTCGCCTTGGGGGCGGGCACCGCCCTGCTGGGCGAGAAGGCGGCCATGGCCTGCACCGTGGCGGTGGAAGAGACCATCGACGAGCATTACGCCCGTCAGGCCGAGCAACTGGGCGAGGACGAGGCGGCGCTTAAGGACACCATCGTCAAATTCCGCCAGGACGAGTTGGAGCACCGCGATATCGGTCTGGAGCACGGTGCCGAACAGGCCCCGGCCTATCCCCTGCTTTCGGCGGCCATCAAGGGTGGCTGCCGCCTGGCCATCTGGCTGTCCGAGCGGGTTTGA
- a CDS encoding disulfide bond formation protein B codes for MNITTRSIALSVAATCLAALAFALVAQYGFGLRPCNLCLIQRVPFVLAALLGLAALKADPPASLLLRIAGLLLLINGGIAIYHVGVEQHWWASAVCSGAQGGDIAVADLMAEMSRPAEAQCDTPAWSFHGITMAVLNVPFSALFGLGVLWAVKRSEASS; via the coding sequence ATGAACATCACGACCCGCTCCATCGCCCTTTCGGTGGCCGCCACCTGCCTCGCCGCCCTGGCTTTCGCCCTGGTCGCCCAGTATGGGTTCGGCCTGCGCCCCTGCAATCTCTGCCTGATTCAGAGGGTGCCCTTCGTCCTGGCCGCCCTCTTGGGACTTGCCGCCCTGAAGGCGGACCCGCCCGCCAGTCTCCTGCTGCGCATCGCAGGCCTCTTGCTGCTGATCAATGGCGGCATCGCAATCTACCATGTGGGGGTGGAACAGCATTGGTGGGCGTCTGCGGTCTGCTCCGGCGCCCAAGGCGGAGACATCGCCGTAGCCGACCTGATGGCCGAGATGAGCCGCCCCGCCGAGGCCCAATGCGATACCCCGGCATGGTCGTTCCACGGCATCACCATGGCCGTCCTCAACGTCCCGTTCTCGGCCCTGTTCGGCCTGGGCGTGCTGTGGGCGGTCAAGCGTTCGGAGGCCTCCTCATGA
- a CDS encoding ArgK/MeaB family GTPase, producing MTLDEIRAGGKSALARALAELERFPDAPETVALLDRAYAEPRAHVVGMTGPPGVGKSTLMNALIAAWRAGGRTVGCIAVDPSSRRSGGALLGDRTRLTTDPEDQGIFVRSMAARDRLGGLAALTVSAMVLMRALYDVVLIETVGVGQSETDVVGVADTVLFCVQPGSGDSLQFMKAGIAEIPHVVVVTKADMGAAAVRARADVLGALGLGGGGGQEGWETPVLMVSSARREGVEALVAAMDGHAAWLGAEERLAAARHAQAEAWLEEAIRERFGREGVRRAGDLSLERGDSPFVRLAQLSARLGFDAKG from the coding sequence GTGACCCTCGATGAGATCCGGGCGGGCGGCAAATCCGCCCTGGCCCGCGCCCTGGCGGAACTGGAACGCTTTCCCGACGCGCCCGAAACCGTGGCGCTTTTGGACCGCGCTTATGCCGAACCCCGTGCCCATGTGGTGGGCATGACCGGGCCGCCCGGTGTGGGCAAGTCCACCTTGATGAATGCGTTGATCGCCGCTTGGCGCGCCGGTGGCCGCACGGTGGGCTGCATCGCCGTCGATCCGTCGTCGCGGCGCTCTGGCGGCGCCTTGCTGGGCGACCGCACCCGGCTGACTACCGATCCCGAAGACCAGGGCATCTTTGTGCGCTCCATGGCGGCCCGCGACCGTCTGGGCGGTCTGGCGGCGCTGACCGTCTCGGCCATGGTGCTGATGCGGGCCCTCTACGACGTGGTTCTGATCGAGACGGTGGGGGTCGGCCAGAGCGAGACCGACGTGGTGGGGGTCGCCGATACGGTTCTGTTCTGCGTCCAGCCGGGCTCGGGCGATTCGCTGCAGTTCATGAAGGCGGGCATCGCCGAGATCCCCCATGTGGTGGTGGTGACCAAGGCGGATATGGGCGCGGCGGCGGTGCGCGCCCGCGCCGATGTGCTGGGCGCGCTGGGCCTGGGCGGCGGTGGCGGTCAGGAAGGCTGGGAAACGCCGGTTCTGATGGTGTCGTCGGCACGGCGCGAAGGGGTGGAGGCCTTGGTCGCGGCCATGGACGGCCATGCCGCCTGGCTGGGGGCCGAGGAGCGTCTGGCGGCGGCGCGGCATGCCCAGGCCGAGGCCTGGCTGGAAGAAGCGATCCGCGAACGCTTCGGCCGCGAGGGCGTGCGCCGTGCCGGGGATTTGTCGCTCGAGCGGGGGGACTCTCCCTTCGTCCGGCTGGCCCAATTGTCGGCCCGGCTCGGTTTCGACGCTAAAGGTTGA
- a CDS encoding diguanylate cyclase domain-containing protein has product MPSSATAAGAGTAVMDHELLELVSALVCILHQGNVVFINQAGVKVLGLGSQLDALGTAFVEFVETDYRFLVEAGWELLAEEEFLPLKLMRRDGTMFEAEIRVRLIPGPEESFLLEARDISKFVRSAEALREREERLQGVLASVAEGIITVDERGVIESSNPAAERMFGHGKGKLVGQHIGQLMGAERREQHQELFNQYLAGSAKLMGRSVESLGFRADGGSFPLEISVSELRHGKGRLFTGILRDISERKENEERIKRLAHHDTLTGLPNRNLLNDRISHALARVRRHGGRMAVLYVDLDKFKPINDTLGHEAGDAVLREVAQRLDHCVRSSDTVSRVGGDEFVVVVEEIGRPGEAAQVARKILEALGTPIAYENHACQVGASIGIAVFPDDGNTMEEVSKAADVAMYRVKHSGRNGYCFYSDSMPVEDLDLAEVPAGG; this is encoded by the coding sequence GTGCCCTCGTCCGCCACTGCCGCCGGGGCTGGTACTGCCGTCATGGATCACGAGCTCCTCGAGCTCGTGTCGGCGCTCGTCTGTATTTTGCACCAGGGCAATGTGGTCTTCATCAATCAGGCGGGCGTCAAGGTTCTGGGGCTTGGTTCCCAGCTTGACGCGCTGGGCACCGCCTTTGTCGAATTCGTGGAAACCGACTACCGCTTCCTGGTGGAGGCCGGTTGGGAATTGCTGGCCGAGGAAGAGTTTCTGCCTCTCAAGCTGATGCGCCGCGACGGCACCATGTTCGAGGCGGAAATCCGCGTCCGCCTCATTCCCGGCCCCGAGGAATCGTTTCTGCTCGAAGCCCGCGACATCTCCAAATTCGTCAGGTCGGCCGAGGCCCTGCGCGAGCGCGAGGAACGGTTGCAGGGCGTGCTGGCTTCGGTGGCGGAAGGCATCATCACTGTCGACGAACGCGGCGTGATCGAAAGCTCCAATCCGGCGGCCGAGCGCATGTTCGGCCATGGGAAGGGAAAGCTGGTGGGCCAGCATATCGGCCAGTTGATGGGAGCAGAGCGCCGCGAGCAGCACCAGGAACTGTTCAATCAGTATTTGGCCGGTTCGGCCAAGCTGATGGGCCGGTCCGTCGAAAGCCTGGGCTTTCGCGCCGATGGCGGCAGCTTCCCCCTGGAGATTTCGGTTTCAGAGTTGCGCCACGGCAAGGGCCGCCTGTTCACCGGTATCCTGCGCGATATTTCCGAGCGCAAGGAGAATGAGGAGCGGATCAAGCGTCTGGCCCATCACGACACCCTGACCGGCCTGCCCAACCGCAATCTGCTCAACGACCGCATCAGCCATGCCCTGGCCCGCGTCCGGCGCCATGGCGGGCGCATGGCCGTGCTTTATGTGGATCTGGACAAGTTCAAGCCCATCAACGACACGCTGGGCCATGAAGCCGGTGACGCGGTCCTTAGGGAAGTGGCGCAGCGCCTGGATCATTGCGTGCGCAGTTCCGACACGGTGTCGCGAGTCGGCGGCGACGAGTTCGTGGTGGTGGTCGAAGAGATCGGCCGCCCCGGCGAGGCCGCCCAGGTGGCGCGCAAAATCCTCGAAGCCCTGGGAACGCCCATCGCCTATGAGAACCATGCCTGTCAGGTGGGAGCATCCATCGGCATCGCGGTCTTCCCCGATGACGGCAATACCATGGAAGAGGTCAGCAAGGCCGCCGACGTGGCCATGTACCGGGTCAAGCATTCGGGCCGCAACGGCTATTGCTTCTATTCCGACTCGATGCCGGTCGAGGACCTTGATCTGGCCGAGGTTCCGGCAGGCGGCTGA
- a CDS encoding DUF1476 domain-containing protein — MTAFDDREKAFEAKYRLDQEQEFKARIRRDKLLGLWAAEQMGISGDAAKTYALSVVDVEFDATDRDAGHKIVRDFIASGITLDEAAIRHQMAVLLEIAREQIVTEMGRP; from the coding sequence ATGACTGCTTTCGACGATCGCGAAAAAGCCTTCGAGGCCAAATACAGGCTGGACCAGGAACAGGAATTCAAGGCCAGAATCCGCCGCGACAAGCTGTTGGGGCTTTGGGCCGCCGAGCAGATGGGGATTTCCGGCGATGCCGCCAAGACTTATGCCCTGAGTGTGGTCGATGTGGAATTCGACGCCACCGACCGCGATGCCGGACACAAGATCGTCCGTGACTTCATCGCCAGCGGCATCACCCTGGACGAGGCGGCCATCCGCCACCAGATGGCGGTCTTACTGGAAATCGCGCGCGAACAGATCGTCACCGAGATGGGACGCCCGTAG
- a CDS encoding NRDE family protein, which produces MCTLVLLRRPGHQWPLIVAANRDEMNTRPWDGPGRWWDDRPEVMAGLDKLAGGTWLGVNDTGVMAAILNRIGTLGPAPGKRSRGELVLEALDHADAVDAAQALADLDGNAYRPFNMVVADNRDAFWIRADGRRVEAFPIAPGLHMISALDLDDRTSPRIAAYLDRFAAAQTPQPDPAHSEGGDWADWAALMADTGGNGPDGEETPAMCFLRPDGFGTVSASLIALAAPSETETGRVWRFAAGRPDQVAYSSVGG; this is translated from the coding sequence ATGTGCACTCTTGTTCTGCTTCGCCGCCCGGGCCACCAATGGCCGCTGATCGTCGCCGCCAATCGCGACGAGATGAACACCCGGCCCTGGGATGGTCCGGGCCGTTGGTGGGACGACCGCCCCGAAGTGATGGCCGGGCTGGACAAGCTGGCGGGGGGGACCTGGCTGGGTGTCAACGATACCGGCGTCATGGCGGCCATTCTCAACCGCATCGGAACGCTGGGCCCGGCGCCGGGCAAGCGGTCGCGCGGCGAACTGGTACTCGAAGCCCTGGATCATGCCGATGCCGTGGACGCCGCTCAGGCCCTTGCCGATCTGGACGGGAACGCCTATCGCCCCTTCAACATGGTGGTGGCCGATAACCGCGACGCGTTTTGGATCCGGGCCGATGGACGGCGTGTCGAGGCCTTTCCCATCGCCCCCGGATTGCACATGATCAGCGCTCTCGATCTGGACGACCGGACCAGCCCGCGTATCGCCGCCTATCTGGATCGCTTCGCCGCAGCCCAGACGCCGCAGCCCGATCCCGCCCATTCCGAGGGCGGCGACTGGGCCGACTGGGCGGCGCTCATGGCCGATACCGGGGGAAACGGTCCCGATGGCGAGGAAACCCCCGCCATGTGTTTTCTCCGGCCCGACGGTTTCGGCACGGTTTCGGCGTCGCTGATCGCCCTTGCTGCGCCGTCGGAGACGGAAACCGGGCGGGTGTGGCGCTTCGCCGCCGGGCGGCCGGATCAGGTGGCCTATTCTTCCGTCGGCGGGTGA
- the purC gene encoding phosphoribosylaminoimidazolesuccinocarboxamide synthase has translation MARRRQIYEGKAKVLFEGPEPGTLVQYFKDDASAFNNKKRGTITGKGVLNNRISEYLMLRLGEIGVPTHFVRRLNMREQLVREVEIIPLEVVVRNVAAGSLAQRFGLSEGTPLPRCIVEWYFKSDALDDPMVSEEHITAFGWATTQDLDEMMSLALRINDFLCGLFLGVGIRLVDFKIEFGRLYNGDDMQIVLADEISPDSCRLWDLRTGDKMDKDRFRRDLGGVEEAYQEVARRLGILPEGGPRDLKGPALMQ, from the coding sequence ATGGCAAGACGCAGACAGATTTACGAGGGCAAGGCCAAGGTCCTGTTCGAAGGACCCGAGCCCGGCACCTTGGTCCAGTACTTCAAGGATGATGCCTCGGCCTTCAATAACAAGAAGCGCGGCACCATTACCGGCAAGGGGGTCCTGAACAACCGCATTTCCGAGTATCTGATGCTGCGCTTGGGCGAGATCGGGGTGCCCACCCATTTCGTCCGCCGCTTGAACATGCGCGAGCAGCTGGTGCGCGAAGTCGAGATCATTCCGCTTGAAGTGGTGGTGCGCAATGTTGCCGCCGGTTCGCTGGCGCAGCGTTTCGGCCTGTCCGAGGGCACGCCGCTGCCGCGCTGTATCGTCGAGTGGTATTTCAAATCCGACGCCCTGGACGATCCCATGGTGTCCGAGGAACACATCACCGCCTTCGGCTGGGCCACCACCCAGGACCTGGACGAGATGATGTCGCTGGCGCTTCGCATCAACGACTTCCTGTGCGGCCTGTTCCTCGGCGTCGGCATCCGGCTGGTGGATTTCAAGATCGAGTTCGGCCGCCTCTACAACGGCGACGACATGCAGATCGTTCTGGCCGACGAGATCAGCCCGGATTCCTGCCGCTTGTGGGATCTGCGCACCGGCGACAAGATGGACAAGGACCGCTTCCGCCGCGATCTGGGCGGTGTGGAGGAGGCCTATCAGGAAGTGGCGCGGCGCTTAGGGATTCTGCCCGAAGGCGGCCCTCGCGACCTGAAGGGCCCCGCGCTCATGCAGTAG
- the purS gene encoding phosphoribosylformylglycinamidine synthase subunit PurS: MKAKVHITLKNGVLDPQGKAVQHALGSLGFGGVNDVRQGKYIELDLAETDRAKAKDAVEQMCKGLLANTVIENYAIELVD; the protein is encoded by the coding sequence GTGAAAGCCAAAGTCCATATCACCCTCAAGAACGGCGTTCTCGATCCCCAGGGCAAGGCGGTGCAGCATGCGCTGGGCTCGCTCGGCTTTGGCGGCGTCAATGACGTGCGGCAGGGCAAGTATATCGAACTCGATCTGGCCGAGACCGACCGCGCCAAGGCCAAGGACGCGGTGGAGCAGATGTGCAAGGGCCTGCTGGCCAATACCGTGATTGAGAATTACGCCATCGAACTGGTGGACTGA
- a CDS encoding 3'-5' exonuclease yields MAVKWRGPFPWLAAAFAADVAVTITAGYSLSRGVVGQEELTALVMVSLAGATVLFAVSWKAVEFLVVRSIKKMAAEVRAIAYGTGGRDRVDPERYFMIAPLPEAVNEVCSRMVKARAELSEGMSSATRKSEENSNRLAAILNDLHEGVVVCNQRHQLVLYNQVAFDMLRETAELGLGRSLFETIAHEPVTHMMDILGNRSGVAEGGLPFLAGTVDDRMLLQGRMTLIRSEEGTVTGYVVTLVDAGPQLAALAGREALLREVAEGVEMPLRRMLLSAGDAPGIRQECTVISDAIKRVTKGYHAMLAGWWPMADINSTELLSFVASRLGEGMGATVVGLPVWLHGDSHSLVMAIESLIWRVADRSGATQFDLSGGVDDHGAWVEFAWEGEVVEQAQLDRWLAQSLVALGGMTVRDVLEHHAGTELIRDRRDGGGALRIPMRKGVEQHGHGRQVLPGRPEFYDMTLLEQSRDTGAMGAQPLKSLTFVVFDTETTGLHPSQGDQIVSIAGVRIVNGRILSGESFNRIVNPGRSIPAESIRYHGITDEMVIDKPPAGVVLPQFRSYVADAVLVAHNAAFDLKFLRMREKEMGVRFDSPVLDTMILSNFLDGPEAGHSLDDICERYGIEITDRHTALGDSMVTAAVLLRQIEALEGRGIHTLDQAVKTLDIAMILHERQRVL; encoded by the coding sequence GTGGCGGTGAAGTGGCGTGGCCCGTTTCCGTGGCTCGCGGCGGCGTTTGCCGCCGATGTGGCCGTAACCATCACGGCTGGGTATTCCCTGTCCCGAGGTGTGGTCGGTCAAGAGGAGCTGACCGCCCTGGTGATGGTTTCACTGGCCGGCGCCACCGTCCTGTTCGCTGTATCCTGGAAGGCCGTGGAATTCCTGGTGGTCCGTTCCATCAAGAAAATGGCCGCCGAAGTGCGCGCCATCGCCTATGGCACCGGAGGGCGCGACCGCGTCGATCCCGAACGTTATTTCATGATCGCTCCCTTGCCCGAGGCGGTGAACGAGGTCTGTTCACGCATGGTCAAGGCCCGCGCCGAACTGTCCGAGGGGATGAGTTCCGCCACCCGCAAGTCCGAGGAAAACTCCAACCGCCTGGCCGCCATTCTCAACGACCTGCACGAAGGCGTCGTGGTCTGCAACCAGCGCCATCAGCTGGTGCTCTACAACCAGGTGGCCTTCGACATGCTGCGCGAGACGGCGGAGTTGGGTCTGGGGCGTTCGCTGTTCGAAACCATCGCCCACGAGCCGGTGACGCATATGATGGACATCCTGGGCAACCGCAGCGGGGTGGCGGAGGGTGGTCTTCCCTTTCTGGCCGGGACCGTCGATGACCGGATGCTGCTGCAAGGCCGCATGACGCTGATCCGCAGCGAAGAGGGGACGGTGACCGGCTATGTGGTCACCCTGGTGGACGCCGGTCCGCAATTGGCCGCCCTGGCGGGGCGCGAGGCGCTGCTGCGCGAAGTGGCCGAGGGTGTGGAGATGCCGCTGCGGCGCATGCTGCTGTCGGCGGGCGATGCCCCCGGCATCCGCCAGGAATGCACAGTGATTTCCGACGCCATCAAGCGGGTGACCAAGGGCTATCACGCCATGCTGGCGGGATGGTGGCCCATGGCCGACATCAATTCCACCGAACTGCTGTCCTTCGTGGCGTCAAGGCTGGGCGAGGGGATGGGCGCCACCGTGGTGGGCCTGCCGGTCTGGCTGCACGGCGATTCCCATTCCCTGGTGATGGCCATCGAATCCCTGATCTGGCGGGTGGCCGACCGCAGCGGCGCGACCCAGTTCGATCTGTCGGGCGGCGTCGATGATCACGGAGCCTGGGTCGAGTTCGCCTGGGAGGGCGAGGTGGTCGAGCAGGCCCAACTGGATCGCTGGCTGGCCCAGTCGCTGGTGGCCCTGGGCGGCATGACCGTCCGCGACGTTCTGGAACACCATGCCGGGACCGAGCTGATCCGGGATCGCCGGGATGGCGGCGGAGCCTTGCGCATTCCCATGCGCAAGGGCGTCGAGCAGCACGGGCATGGTCGACAGGTCCTGCCCGGTCGCCCCGAATTCTACGACATGACTCTGCTGGAGCAATCCCGCGATACCGGCGCCATGGGGGCGCAGCCGCTGAAATCCCTGACCTTCGTGGTCTTCGACACGGAGACCACCGGTCTTCATCCCTCCCAGGGCGACCAGATCGTGTCCATCGCGGGCGTGCGCATCGTCAACGGCCGGATTCTGTCGGGGGAAAGCTTCAACCGCATCGTCAATCCCGGTCGTTCCATCCCGGCGGAGTCCATCCGTTACCACGGCATCACCGACGAGATGGTGATCGACAAGCCTCCGGCGGGCGTGGTGTTGCCCCAATTCCGCTCCTATGTGGCCGATGCGGTGCTGGTGGCCCATAACGCCGCCTTCGATCTCAAATTCCTTCGCATGCGGGAGAAGGAGATGGGCGTCCGCTTCGACAGCCCCGTCCTGGACACCATGATCCTGTCCAACTTCCTGGACGGGCCGGAGGCCGGGCATTCCCTGGACGATATCTGCGAGCGCTATGGCATCGAGATCACCGACCGCCATACGGCCCTGGGCGATTCCATGGTGACGGCTGCGGTGCTGCTGCGCCAGATCGAGGCCCTTGAGGGCCGGGGTATCCACACCCTGGATCAGGCGGTCAAGACCCTGGACATCGCCATGATCCTGCACGAACGTCAGCGGGTGTTGTAG
- a CDS encoding DUF294 nucleotidyltransferase-like domain-containing protein, translating into MNDIAALAKIDSFPYRHRLREVMSAPVLTALASVTLHDAVHRMYESRVSSIVGVDAEGRTLGIFTERDLLRILSTNGPAGLEQTLDQTMTKPVATVPADAYVYVALARMTRLGLRHLVVVDDDKRPLGMITGRALLKVRATEALVLGDSAESAGNPEEMKAVMTSLPKLARGLLGEGVTARNIASVIALVLRDLTARAAELAEQSLMDDGWGPAPARYAVLILGSGGRGESLLAFDQDNAIVHDGKPTDDPWFAELGKRLNETLNKAGIPFCDGNVMAREPKWRKSLEEWRDEVHGWVFSVENQTVMYCDIFFDFQPVWGDRALAEELRHMAMEKAAQSAFFLRYLAQNVAGMDGSIGLFGNFVTKQGRLNAKKFGLLPLVSAARMRAIRAHIQATGTDERFAALKDAGVLHEDDLRDFIEVREIVLRVMLEQQLADIAQQIPASAKIDPKRFDKRTRARLKWAFRRIKTLKFVCGVGG; encoded by the coding sequence ATGAACGACATCGCCGCCCTCGCCAAAATCGACAGCTTTCCCTATCGCCACCGCCTGCGGGAGGTGATGAGCGCGCCTGTGCTCACCGCGCTGGCCTCGGTGACCCTCCACGACGCCGTGCATCGCATGTACGAGTCCAGAGTGTCCTCCATCGTGGGCGTCGATGCCGAGGGACGCACGCTGGGCATTTTCACCGAACGCGACCTGTTGCGCATCCTGTCCACCAATGGTCCGGCGGGTCTGGAACAGACCCTGGACCAGACCATGACCAAGCCGGTGGCCACCGTGCCCGCCGATGCCTATGTCTATGTGGCCCTGGCGCGCATGACGCGCCTGGGACTGCGTCATCTGGTGGTGGTCGATGACGACAAGCGGCCGCTGGGGATGATCACCGGCCGCGCCCTGCTCAAGGTCCGGGCCACCGAGGCACTGGTCCTGGGCGATTCGGCCGAAAGCGCCGGTAATCCCGAAGAGATGAAGGCGGTGATGACCAGTCTGCCCAAGCTGGCCAGGGGCCTGCTGGGCGAGGGGGTGACGGCGCGCAACATCGCCTCGGTCATCGCACTGGTGCTGCGCGACCTGACCGCGCGGGCCGCCGAACTGGCCGAACAATCTCTGATGGACGACGGTTGGGGCCCCGCCCCCGCCCGCTATGCCGTTCTGATCCTGGGCTCGGGAGGGCGCGGTGAAAGCCTGCTGGCCTTCGACCAGGACAACGCCATCGTCCATGACGGCAAGCCCACCGACGATCCCTGGTTCGCCGAATTGGGCAAGCGCCTGAACGAGACCCTGAACAAGGCGGGCATCCCATTTTGCGACGGCAATGTCATGGCGCGCGAGCCCAAATGGCGCAAGAGCCTGGAGGAGTGGCGCGACGAGGTCCATGGCTGGGTCTTCTCGGTCGAGAACCAGACCGTCATGTATTGCGACATCTTCTTCGACTTCCAGCCCGTCTGGGGCGACCGCGCCCTGGCCGAGGAATTGCGCCACATGGCCATGGAAAAGGCGGCCCAGTCGGCCTTCTTCCTGCGCTATCTCGCCCAGAATGTAGCGGGGATGGACGGTTCCATCGGCCTGTTCGGCAATTTCGTCACCAAGCAGGGCCGCCTCAACGCCAAGAAGTTCGGCCTGCTGCCCCTGGTCAGCGCGGCGCGCATGCGCGCCATCCGCGCCCATATCCAGGCCACCGGCACCGACGAGCGCTTTGCCGCCCTCAAGGATGCGGGTGTGCTGCACGAGGACGACCTGCGCGACTTCATCGAAGTGCGTGAAATCGTCCTGCGCGTCATGCTCGAACAGCAATTGGCCGATATCGCCCAGCAGATTCCGGCTTCGGCCAAGATCGATCCCAAGCGCTTCGACAAGCGCACCCGCGCCCGCCTGAAATGGGCCTTCCGCCGCATCAAGACGCTGAAATTCGTCTGCGGCGTGGGCGGATGA
- a CDS encoding DUF485 domain-containing protein encodes MVAKRNAFAWTLSVIMLIIYYGFIVIIAFNKAWLGTLLSDAGVTTIGFPIGVGVILSAIALTGIYVYRANGEFDELNRQIIEESR; translated from the coding sequence CTGGTCGCCAAGCGTAACGCTTTCGCGTGGACGCTGTCGGTGATCATGCTGATCATCTATTACGGCTTCATCGTGATCATCGCCTTCAACAAGGCGTGGCTGGGCACCCTGCTGAGTGATGCGGGCGTGACCACCATCGGCTTCCCCATCGGCGTGGGCGTCATCCTGTCGGCCATCGCGCTGACCGGCATCTACGTCTACCGCGCCAATGGCGAGTTCGACGAACTGAACCGCCAGATCATCGAGGAATCCCGCTGA